Proteins encoded together in one Saccharomyces kudriavzevii IFO 1802 strain IFO1802 genome assembly, chromosome: 1 window:
- the SKDI01G0910 gene encoding uncharacterized protein: protein MFNRLNKFQAALALALYSQRALGESYGNSTSSDVLSTITSSASSASATAFNSLSSSDGTVYLPSTTISGDLTVTGKVIATEAVEIATGGKLTLLDGEKYVFSSDLKVHGDLIVGKSEASYEGTSFDVSGETFEVSGNFSAEESAAVSASIYSFTPSSFESSGDISLSLSKAKKGEVTFSPYANSGAFSLSNAILNGGSVSGLERRAEDEGSENNGEINLDNGSTYVIVEPVSGNGTVNIISGNLYLHYPDTFTGQTVVFKGEGVLAVDPTETNATPIPVVGYTGKNQIAITADITALSYDGTTGVLTATQGNRQFSFAIGTGFSSSGFSVSEGTFAGLYTYYLNYDGVVATSAASSSTSTATSTTTSAATSAATSAATSAATSAATSAATSAATSTISGASTSAAVSGSVSLSSSASSSGVSNSTTVSGSVGSSTLASASITSSAAAGTAFTSGTASVYTTTLTYANATSTVVVSCSEATDARGNIYTITKTVPCSSTTATITSCDENGCHVPAPTATDATETVSSKSYTTVTVTHCDDNGCNVKTVTTEAPKQTTATTATVSEKTYTTITVTQCDDNGCNAKTITSEALKPTSLSTEFSAVSKSAAPTSQAIASRISTGIVVQSEGIAAGLKTNALSTLVGIFVLALF, encoded by the coding sequence aTGTTCAATCGTTTAAACAAATTCCAAGCTGCTCTAGCGTTGGCCCTTTACTCCCAACGTGCATTGGGAGAATCCTATGGTAACAGCACTTCTTCCGATGTCTTGAGTACCATTACTTCTTCGGCTTCTAGCGCAAGTGCTACCGCGTTCAACTCACTTTCTTCCAGTGACGGTACTGTTTATCTGCCATCTACAACAATCAGTGGCGATCTTACGGTCACTGGTAAAGTAATTGCAACCGAAGCGGTCGAAATCGCTACCGGTGGTAAATTGACTCTTCTTGACGGTGAAAAATATGTTTTTTCATCCGATCTGAAAGTTCATGGTGATTTGATCGTAGGAAAGTCAGAAGCAAGTTACGAAGGTACCTCCTTCGACGTCTCCGGTGAAACATTCGAGGTCTCGGGTAACTTCAGTGCCGAAGAGTCGGCTGCTGTTTCTGCATCCATCTATTCCTTCACACCTAGCTCTTTTGAAAGCAGCGGTGACATTTCTTTGAGTCTGTCGAAGGCCAAGAAGGGTGAAGTTACTTTCTCGCCATATGCTAACTCTGGCGCGTTCTCTTTGTCAAACGCTATCCTCAATGGTGGCTCTGTCTCCGGTTTGGAACGTAGAGCAGAAGATGAAGGTTCAGAAAACAACGGTGAAATAAATCTGGACAACGGAAGTACCTATGTTATTGTCGAGCCCGTTTCCGGAAACGGTACAGTCAACATTATCTCTGGTAACCTCTACTTACACTACCCAGACACCTTTACTGGTCAGACTGTTGTCTTCAAGGGAGAAGGTGTTCTCGCCGTTGACCCAACTGAGACCAACGCTACTCCTATTCCCGTTGTTGGCTACACTGGTAAAAACCAAATTGCCATCACCGCTGACATCACTGCTCTTTCTTATGACGGTACTACCGGTGTTTTAACCGCAACCCAAGGTAACAGACAATTCTCTTTCGCTATCGGTACTGGGTTCTCCAGCTCTGGCTTCAGCGTCTCCGAAGGAACCTTTGCCGGTCTTTACACTTATTATCTAAACTACGATGGAGTTGTTGCTACCAGTGCTGCTTCTTCATCCACTTCCACCGCCACTTCTACCACTACATCCGCTGCCACATCCGCTGCCACATCCGCTGCCACATCCGCTGCCACATCCGCTGCCACATCCGCTGCCACATCCGCTGCCACATCCACCATCTCTGGCGCATCCACTTCTGCCGCTGTCTCTGGCTCAGTCTCCCTATCATCTAGTGCCTCTTCCTCAGGTGTATCCAACTCCACCACAGTTTCAGGCTCCGTCGGTTCCTCGACCTTGGCCTCCGCTTCAATCACTTCTTCAGCCGCTGCTGGCACCGCTTTCACTTCCGGTACCGCATCTGTCTACACCACGACATTGACCTACGCAAATGCCACAAGCACAGTCGTGGTTTCCTGTTCAGAGGCAACTGACGCCAGAGGCAACATCTACACAATTACCAAAACCGTTCCATGTTCTTCTACTACCGCCACAATCACTTCTTGCGATGAAAACGGGTGTCATGTTCCAGCACCAACCGCTACCGACGCAACTGAAACCGTTTCTTCCAAGTCATACACCACTGTCACTGTTACTCACTGTGATGACAACGGCTGTAACGTCAAAACCGTCACTACTGAAGCTCCTAAACAAACTACAGCAACCACTGCTACTGTTTCTGAAAAAACTTACACCACCATCACTGTTACCCAATGCGATGACAACGGCTGTAACGCCAAGACCATCACCTCCGAAGCTCTCAAGCCAACTTCATTGAGCACTGAATTTAGCGCAGTTTCCAAGTCTGCTGCCCCAACTTCCCAAGCTATCGCTTCTAGAATCTCCACCGGTATCGTCGTTCAATCTGAAGGCATTGCTGCAGGTCTAAAAACCAACGCTTTGAGCACCTTGGTCggtatttttgttcttgcttTGTTTTAA